Proteins from one Sphingopyxis terrae subsp. terrae NBRC 15098 genomic window:
- a CDS encoding thiamine phosphate synthase, with the protein MSDARSAAGTVALAALLPPGSGIVLRHDALPQGARWRLARRLARIAKARGLTLLIAGLPAEARRLGADGVHLRQHAARRAAQARANGLIVTMPVHDHREAHRARRAGADAAFVSPLHPTRSHIDAAPLSREAWLRLARAAGGQAIALGGMTPARARALIRASAASGVRPGWAAIDAWEKKAATRKARRGRAR; encoded by the coding sequence ATGAGCGACGCACGCAGCGCGGCCGGGACGGTGGCGCTCGCCGCGCTGTTGCCGCCGGGAAGCGGCATCGTCCTGCGGCACGACGCGCTGCCGCAAGGCGCGCGCTGGCGCCTCGCGCGCCGCCTCGCGCGTATCGCAAAAGCGCGCGGGCTGACGCTGCTGATCGCGGGATTGCCCGCCGAGGCGCGACGCTTGGGGGCCGATGGCGTCCATCTGCGGCAGCATGCCGCGCGCCGGGCGGCGCAGGCGCGCGCGAACGGCCTGATCGTCACCATGCCGGTCCATGACCATCGCGAGGCGCACCGCGCCCGGCGGGCGGGCGCCGACGCCGCATTCGTCTCGCCGCTTCACCCGACGCGGTCGCACATCGATGCCGCGCCGCTAAGCCGCGAGGCGTGGCTGCGGCTCGCACGCGCGGCCGGCGGCCAAGCGATCGCGCTGGGCGGGATGACCCCGGCGCGCGCCCGCGCGCTGATCCGCGCCAGCGCCGCAAGCGGCGTCCGGCCCGGCTGGGCCGCCATCGACGCATGGGAGAAAAAGGCAGCGACGCGCAAAGCGCGGCGCGGTCGGGCGCGTTAG